A part of Rhopalosiphum maidis isolate BTI-1 chromosome 3, ASM367621v3, whole genome shotgun sequence genomic DNA contains:
- the LOC113558897 gene encoding uncharacterized protein LOC113558897: MAPRKFDDIDDDLVHHKKQLKQNTLKMTKSCTRTITIRNSISLSFGNDYLSRPNYASTSEQRVITNAVTQVIQDVEIEISTEMDITEKISKININSPEIAGKEGSHDVNIDSSTMSDDEVNDTLQ; encoded by the exons ATGGCTCCAAGAAAATTTGATGACATAGATGATGATCTTGTTCATCATAAAAAGCAATTGAAACAA AATACATTGAAAATGACAAAGAGCTGTACGCGGACGATAACGATCCGTAATTCAATATCTTTATCATTCGGTAATGATTACTTGAGCCGCCCAAACTATGCGTCGACGAGTGAGCAGAGGGTAATTACAAATGCAGTCACTCAAGTCATTCAAGACGTGGAGATCGAGATTTCTACGGAGATGGATATCAcggaaaaaataagtaaaattaatatcaattcgCCAGAGATAGCTGGAAAGGAAGGGAGCCATGATGTTAACATTGATTCGTCAACGATGTCGGACGACGAAGTCAATGATACATTGCAGTAG